Proteins found in one Hevea brasiliensis isolate MT/VB/25A 57/8 chromosome 18, ASM3005281v1, whole genome shotgun sequence genomic segment:
- the LOC110669161 gene encoding protein NONRESPONDING TO OXYLIPINS 2, mitochondrial isoform X2, with translation MASFCRSAIVAGTRSMASRSRNLSQKTLRAKSISSPFSSPSTRVVSNPSRVLSVFGSLESFMPLHSAIANARLKSSIAVDSSCWSWLSQDFAVPR, from the exons ATGGCCTCGTTTTGTAGATCAGCTATAGTGGCAGGCACAAGGTCCATGGCGTCTCGGTCCAGAAACCTATCCCAGAAAACCCTAAGGGCAAAATCTATTTCCTCTCCTTTCTCTTCGCCATCAACACGAGTTGTCTCCAATCCTTCAAG GGTTCTATCGGTTTTTGGGAGTTTGGAGTCGTTTATGCCGCTTCATAGTGCTATTGCCAATGCTCGGCTCAAATCCAGCATTGCTGTTGATTCCTCCTGCTGGAGCTGGCTTTCTCAAG ATTTTGCAGTTCCTCGGTGA
- the LOC110669161 gene encoding protein NONRESPONDING TO OXYLIPINS 2, mitochondrial isoform X1 yields the protein MASFCRSAIVAGTRSMASRSRNLSQKTLRAKSISSPFSSPSTRVVSNPSRVLSVFGSLESFMPLHSAIANARLKSSIAVDSSCWSWLSQGLATPL from the exons ATGGCCTCGTTTTGTAGATCAGCTATAGTGGCAGGCACAAGGTCCATGGCGTCTCGGTCCAGAAACCTATCCCAGAAAACCCTAAGGGCAAAATCTATTTCCTCTCCTTTCTCTTCGCCATCAACACGAGTTGTCTCCAATCCTTCAAG GGTTCTATCGGTTTTTGGGAGTTTGGAGTCGTTTATGCCGCTTCATAGTGCTATTGCCAATGCTCGGCTCAAATCCAGCATTGCTGTTGATTCCTCCTGCTGGAGCTGGCTTTCTCAAG GGCTTGCAACACCATTGTGA